The Gymnodinialimonas sp. 57CJ19 genome includes a window with the following:
- a CDS encoding accessory factor UbiK family protein yields MQTRNKVMDDLSQLMTNAMGVAQGAKDEAETAMNGMMDRWLANRNLVTREEFDAVRAMAQKAREENEVLKARLDALEGK; encoded by the coding sequence ATGCAAACCCGCAATAAAGTAATGGACGACCTCAGCCAGCTGATGACCAACGCCATGGGCGTGGCCCAAGGCGCCAAGGACGAGGCCGAGACTGCGATGAACGGCATGATGGATCGCTGGTTGGCGAACCGGAACCTTGTGACCCGCGAAGAATTCGACGCCGTCCGCGCCATGGCCCAAAAGGCCCGCGAAGAGAATGAGGTGCTCAAAGCCCGTCTGGACGCGCTGGAAGGTAAGTAA
- a CDS encoding tRNA-binding protein — MSEISFDDFMAVDIRVGTITRAEDFPEARKPAIKLWVDFGAEIGEKKSSAQITAHYTPERLVGKQVMGVVNFPPRQIGPVRSEVLILGLHDADGGIVLVGPDQGVTNGERLC, encoded by the coding sequence ATGAGCGAGATCAGCTTCGACGACTTCATGGCCGTGGATATCCGCGTCGGCACCATCACTCGCGCGGAAGATTTCCCCGAAGCGCGCAAACCCGCGATCAAGCTTTGGGTCGATTTCGGGGCCGAGATTGGCGAGAAAAAATCCTCGGCTCAGATCACGGCCCATTACACGCCTGAGCGCCTTGTGGGCAAACAGGTCATGGGGGTGGTGAATTTCCCTCCGCGTCAGATCGGGCCGGTACGCTCGGAAGTGCTGATCCTTGGGCTCCATGACGCGGACGGCGGGATTGTGTTGGTGGGGCCGGATCAAGGCGTCACGAATGGAGAGCGCCTTTGCTGA
- a CDS encoding YbjN domain-containing protein, with the protein MSHAEQYVDFDELHPIDIVETLAAHHAWDFDRIADDQIAMSIEGQWRSYSITLAWSSYDETLRMICTFDMEPPEGTLPKLYEAMNLVNDRCWAGAFTYWASQKLMVYRYGLVLAGEQLASADQIACMVEAAVVASERYYPAFQLALWSDNTPEQAMEVAIAETYGRA; encoded by the coding sequence ATGTCGCACGCTGAACAATACGTCGATTTCGATGAGTTGCACCCCATTGATATAGTGGAAACTCTGGCCGCCCATCACGCATGGGACTTTGACCGCATCGCGGACGACCAGATTGCGATGTCGATCGAAGGGCAATGGCGCAGTTACTCCATTACCCTTGCGTGGTCCTCGTACGACGAAACGCTGCGGATGATCTGCACCTTCGATATGGAGCCGCCCGAAGGCACCCTGCCGAAACTCTACGAGGCGATGAACCTTGTGAACGACCGCTGTTGGGCGGGTGCGTTTACCTATTGGGCCTCGCAGAAACTGATGGTTTACCGTTACGGCCTGGTGCTGGCGGGCGAGCAACTGGCCTCGGCCGATCAGATTGCTTGCATGGTGGAGGCCGCCGTTGTGGCCTCGGAACGCTATTACCCCGCGTTCCAATTGGCGCTGTGGTCTGACAACACGCCCGAGCAGGCGATGGAAGTCGCAATCGCCGAAACCTACGGCCGCGCATAG
- a CDS encoding SAM-dependent methyltransferase, producing MSLKERMIARIARMGPMSLANYMAECLHDPNHGYYATRDPLGESGDFTTAPEISQMFGELIGLWLAQVWMDQGGGAMRLVELGPGRGTLMADALRATRAVPGFHAAIDLHLVEASPVLRAAQKRTLDGYGPTFHDSLGDVPEGPMLLIANEFFDALPIRQFQMNDAGDWQERQVGTAEGALIWGLAPPAPLEVREGFTPGMIVETCAPAQAIAGEIGRRVAQGGAALIVDYGDWQSRGDTFQALENHAYADPLATPGEADLTAHVAFEPIAQEAGVNASPLTTQGVFLERLGITVRAQALANKLQGPALDALVAAHRRLTHPDEMGTLFKVLALTPKGAPPPPALD from the coding sequence GTGTCGCTTAAAGAACGGATGATTGCGCGGATTGCCCGCATGGGTCCGATGTCTTTGGCCAACTACATGGCCGAGTGTCTGCACGACCCCAACCACGGATATTACGCCACCCGCGATCCCTTGGGAGAGAGCGGAGATTTCACCACCGCCCCCGAGATTTCCCAGATGTTCGGAGAGCTGATCGGCCTATGGCTGGCGCAGGTCTGGATGGATCAGGGCGGCGGCGCCATGCGGCTGGTGGAGCTTGGGCCGGGGCGCGGCACGCTGATGGCCGATGCGCTAAGGGCGACACGGGCCGTGCCGGGGTTCCACGCGGCGATTGATCTGCATTTGGTAGAGGCCTCTCCGGTCCTACGCGCGGCGCAAAAGCGAACGTTGGACGGCTACGGGCCCACCTTCCACGACTCACTGGGCGACGTCCCAGAAGGCCCGATGCTGTTGATCGCAAACGAGTTCTTCGACGCGCTGCCCATTCGTCAGTTCCAGATGAACGACGCGGGCGATTGGCAGGAACGGCAGGTCGGCACGGCAGAGGGCGCGTTGATCTGGGGCCTCGCACCCCCCGCGCCGCTGGAGGTCCGAGAGGGCTTTACCCCCGGCATGATCGTGGAAACCTGCGCGCCCGCCCAAGCGATCGCCGGGGAAATTGGCCGCCGCGTGGCCCAGGGCGGCGCGGCGCTGATCGTGGATTACGGCGATTGGCAAAGCCGGGGCGACACCTTCCAGGCGCTGGAAAACCACGCCTATGCCGACCCGCTGGCCACCCCCGGAGAGGCGGACCTTACTGCCCATGTGGCGTTTGAGCCGATCGCGCAGGAGGCCGGGGTCAACGCTTCGCCGCTGACCACGCAAGGGGTATTCCTGGAACGTCTGGGCATCACGGTGCGGGCACAGGCGTTGGCCAACAAGCTGCAAGGTCCGGCACTTGACGCCCTTGTCGCCGCGCACCGACGCTTGACGCACCCCGACGAAATGGGGACGCTGTTCAAGGTGCTGGCGCTGACCCCCAAGGGCGCGCCCCCGCCCCCTGCCCTCGACTAA
- the proC gene encoding pyrroline-5-carboxylate reductase, which translates to MDMTLINSRGLVMLGCGKMGSAMLQGWLAEGLSAEAVHIIDPNPSEWLQGTGVSINGDLPESPAVLMIAVKPQMMQDALPQVARFGGGETLILSVAAGTTIQVYEQAFGAGTRVVRSMPNTPAAVGKGITAIVGNSETTPDDLDMAEGMLLAIGQVVRLTNENQIDAVTGISGSGPAYIFYMIDTLAAAARAEGLPAEMAMQLAKATVAGAGALAEQAVETPEQLRINVTSPNGTTQAGLEVLMGEGGLAPLMRKTVAAATHRSRELRK; encoded by the coding sequence ATGGATATGACACTGATTAACAGCCGTGGGCTGGTGATGCTTGGCTGTGGCAAGATGGGCTCTGCGATGTTGCAGGGATGGCTGGCGGAAGGTCTATCGGCGGAAGCGGTCCACATCATCGACCCCAATCCGTCCGAGTGGCTGCAAGGCACGGGCGTGTCGATCAACGGGGATTTGCCAGAGAGCCCTGCGGTCTTGATGATCGCGGTGAAGCCTCAGATGATGCAGGACGCGCTGCCGCAGGTGGCCCGGTTTGGGGGCGGCGAGACGCTGATTTTGTCGGTGGCTGCGGGCACGACCATTCAAGTCTACGAGCAAGCCTTCGGGGCGGGTACGCGGGTTGTCCGCTCCATGCCGAATACGCCTGCTGCGGTGGGCAAGGGGATCACGGCGATTGTGGGCAATTCTGAGACGACCCCGGACGATTTGGACATGGCCGAAGGCATGTTGTTGGCCATCGGCCAGGTGGTGCGCTTGACGAACGAGAACCAGATTGATGCGGTCACGGGGATTTCAGGCTCTGGGCCTGCGTATATCTTCTACATGATTGATACGCTCGCCGCTGCCGCCCGTGCCGAAGGCCTGCCGGCGGAAATGGCGATGCAACTGGCGAAAGCCACCGTTGCGGGTGCCGGGGCCTTGGCGGAGCAAGCCGTTGAAACACCGGAACAATTGCGGATCAATGTGACCTCTCCCAATGGGACGACCCAGGCCGGTCTGGAGGTGTTGATGGGCGAGGGCGGTTTGGCCCCCTTGATGCGCAAGACCGTAGCCGCTGCGACCCACAGATCCCGCGAATTGCGCAAGTGA
- a CDS encoding D-glycerate dehydrogenase, with product MLSLLISRRLPETVMADAEARFDVTCRTTTQPMDHAECVAALRDYDLILPSLGDAFQAPAFEAAGKPRAKVLANFGVGYNHIDVDAARAAGVAVSNTPGAVTDATADIALTLILMTARRAGEGERMVRAGAWDGWHPVQMLGMHFSGKTVCIVGMGRIGQAISRRCHFGFGCRIVYVNRSEKQMDFPAEQMPMAEALALADVVVLATPGGAQTRHLMGAAQFAAMKPSGVLVNISRGDVVDEAALIAALEAGKIAGAGLDVYEHEPLVPDALRAMENVTLLPHLGTAALEVREDMGRMALDNVIAVAEGRAAPNAV from the coding sequence TTGCTGAGCCTCCTGATTTCCCGCCGCTTGCCTGAAACCGTCATGGCCGACGCAGAGGCACGGTTTGACGTGACCTGTCGCACGACGACGCAACCGATGGACCACGCCGAATGCGTGGCGGCTCTGCGCGATTACGACCTGATCCTGCCGAGCCTTGGGGATGCCTTTCAGGCCCCCGCCTTTGAGGCCGCCGGAAAGCCCCGCGCAAAGGTGCTGGCGAACTTCGGGGTGGGCTATAACCATATCGACGTGGATGCAGCCCGTGCGGCGGGCGTGGCGGTATCCAACACGCCGGGCGCGGTGACCGATGCGACCGCTGACATTGCCCTGACGCTGATCCTGATGACGGCACGGCGCGCGGGCGAAGGCGAACGGATGGTGCGCGCGGGCGCCTGGGACGGGTGGCATCCAGTGCAAATGCTGGGGATGCACTTTAGCGGCAAGACCGTGTGCATTGTCGGCATGGGCCGGATTGGGCAAGCGATTTCGCGGCGCTGCCACTTTGGGTTCGGCTGCCGGATCGTCTATGTGAACCGGTCTGAAAAGCAGATGGATTTCCCGGCGGAACAGATGCCGATGGCGGAGGCTTTGGCCCTGGCCGACGTGGTGGTTCTGGCCACGCCCGGCGGCGCACAGACGCGGCACCTGATGGGGGCGGCGCAGTTTGCGGCGATGAAGCCTTCCGGGGTGCTGGTGAATATCTCTCGCGGGGATGTGGTGGATGAGGCGGCGCTGATTGCCGCGTTGGAAGCCGGGAAGATCGCGGGCGCGGGCCTGGATGTGTATGAACATGAGCCGCTGGTGCCCGACGCCCTGCGGGCGATGGAGAACGTGACGCTGTTGCCGCATCTGGGCACGGCGGCGCTGGAAGTGCGCGAAGATATGGGCCGTATGGCGCTGGATAATGTGATTGCCGTGGCCGAGGGCCGGGCTGCGCCCAACGCCGTGTAA
- a CDS encoding DUF2726 domain-containing protein, producing MPVLNQSERAVHRALADIVRQSGSHTLLAQVSMGEFLRLDRKGMPPSKWQTVFNAFNPKRVDFLIVDADWMACCVIEYQGSGHYQGDAKARDAVKRAVCDQAGVPLVEVEKSGLTAGQRRDLHDLLGTISRVAAE from the coding sequence GTGCCGGTGCTCAACCAATCCGAGCGCGCCGTGCATCGGGCCTTGGCGGACATTGTCCGGCAAAGCGGTTCACATACTCTTTTGGCTCAGGTCTCGATGGGAGAGTTTCTGCGCCTCGATCGAAAGGGGATGCCGCCGTCCAAGTGGCAAACCGTTTTCAACGCGTTCAACCCCAAGCGTGTCGATTTCCTTATCGTTGACGCGGATTGGATGGCGTGTTGCGTTATTGAATACCAAGGCTCAGGCCACTATCAGGGCGACGCCAAGGCGCGAGATGCCGTAAAGCGAGCGGTGTGCGACCAGGCCGGCGTTCCGTTGGTGGAGGTCGAGAAATCCGGCCTCACAGCAGGTCAGCGGCGCGATTTGCATGACCTTTTGGGGACGATATCGCGGGTTGCGGCGGAGTAG
- the pgeF gene encoding peptidoglycan editing factor PgeF translates to MTLSPLTSPLLDGVTHGFFTREGGASTGVYAGLNCGTGSSDQAEVVAVNRARVAEAMGVKALAGVHQEHSAAAVVADLEAKPKADALVTATPGLALTILTADCQPVLFADTQAGVIGAAHAGWKGAVDGVLEATLDRMEDLGADRAHVKAVIGPSISQRAYEVGQEFLERFMDEDPEYGRFFVNGVDGKYQFDLVGFGLFRLRAAGVAEAEWTGHCTYSDPARFYSYRRTTHRGEADYGRLIASIRL, encoded by the coding sequence ATGACCCTATCGCCCCTGACCTCCCCGCTATTGGACGGCGTGACCCACGGGTTTTTCACCCGTGAAGGGGGTGCCTCGACCGGGGTCTATGCGGGGTTGAACTGCGGCACAGGATCATCCGATCAGGCGGAAGTGGTGGCCGTAAACCGCGCCCGCGTGGCCGAGGCGATGGGGGTGAAGGCTTTGGCGGGCGTGCATCAGGAGCACTCCGCGGCCGCCGTCGTGGCCGATCTGGAGGCCAAACCCAAGGCCGATGCGCTGGTGACGGCGACGCCCGGCCTTGCGCTGACCATTCTGACCGCCGATTGCCAGCCCGTGCTTTTTGCCGACACGCAAGCGGGCGTGATCGGGGCGGCCCACGCGGGCTGGAAGGGCGCAGTGGACGGCGTGCTGGAAGCGACGCTGGACAGGATGGAGGACCTGGGCGCCGACCGCGCCCACGTGAAGGCAGTTATCGGCCCGTCGATCAGCCAACGCGCCTATGAGGTGGGCCAGGAGTTTCTGGAACGTTTCATGGATGAAGACCCTGAATATGGGCGCTTTTTCGTGAACGGTGTGGACGGCAAGTATCAGTTCGATCTGGTGGGCTTTGGCCTGTTCCGCCTGCGTGCCGCTGGCGTGGCCGAAGCCGAATGGACCGGCCATTGCACCTATTCCGATCCGGCCCGGTTCTATTCCTACCGCCGCACGACCCACCGGGGTGAAGCGGACTACGGACGGCTGATCGCCTCGATTCGTCTGTAG
- a CDS encoding sulfotransferase — protein MAPLDLTALYREGLSAQQAGQIDAAVALYDRILSVKPYIPEVLFQRARCLADRDPKQAEAGFRAALKRKPKEAAIWQGLHGVLRGGARVKLEKDAQRAKIPLGSEADARPILQALKAGRAEQAEAAAIALNKRAPAAFWPVYLLGEARLALSKPAVAALEAATTRDPSHTPARLALARAYGTEGRPAQAEATLAGQSSPEATVARARLFRDTGRPEEAVAALEGAKSTSMRGATELALSLAQTGQGDRALEAAKVAIKAGAARVPLLRTTAIGLEESGDIRGAEAVLDHALTTPTDALLIHRAQLHQSAGDFSAAEAGLSAAIAANPTSGEAFRAYMNGRKITADDPMLPLLETALARADLKPYDRASLHFAAAKARGDMGEHDAVFPHLDVANRLMAKAYPYNFDADLAEARRLVAEWGTLKDLPANGPADPVLFVTGLPRSGTTLIETILAAHPDVVAGGEMPFLTRALSPVLEALRHDTLSPEALATAGTRYLAGAQRRTGGARVIADKAIATFSRIGHAARALPGAHFVLVKRDHRDTGLSLYRNMFPEGTHRYAYDLRAMGHYMRLHDAVVAFWQKALPDRVHVVEYEALTADPAPHIRALLAGVDLPWNDACLAPEASGRRIQTLSFAQARQPIGTAAVAGWRRHETALQPLIQALEQSYQVAP, from the coding sequence ATGGCGCCGCTTGACCTTACCGCCCTGTATCGCGAGGGGTTGAGCGCGCAACAGGCGGGCCAGATCGACGCGGCCGTGGCGCTCTATGACCGTATCCTTTCCGTAAAACCCTACATCCCCGAGGTGCTGTTTCAGCGGGCCCGTTGCCTTGCGGATCGGGATCCCAAACAGGCCGAAGCAGGCTTTCGCGCGGCCCTGAAACGCAAGCCGAAAGAGGCCGCTATTTGGCAAGGTCTGCACGGGGTCCTGCGGGGCGGTGCGCGGGTGAAACTGGAGAAGGACGCGCAGCGCGCCAAGATCCCACTGGGGTCCGAGGCTGACGCCCGCCCGATCCTGCAAGCGCTCAAGGCGGGCCGGGCGGAGCAGGCCGAGGCCGCGGCCATCGCCTTGAACAAACGGGCGCCAGCGGCGTTTTGGCCGGTCTATCTGCTGGGGGAGGCGCGGCTTGCCCTGTCGAAACCCGCCGTCGCCGCGCTTGAGGCCGCGACAACCCGTGATCCGTCCCACACGCCCGCGCGGCTTGCCCTTGCCCGCGCCTATGGGACCGAGGGGCGTCCAGCGCAGGCCGAAGCCACGCTGGCGGGCCAGTCCTCGCCTGAGGCCACCGTCGCCCGCGCGCGCCTTTTCCGCGACACCGGACGCCCGGAAGAGGCCGTCGCCGCTCTGGAAGGGGCCAAGTCGACGTCCATGCGCGGGGCGACCGAGCTGGCGCTGTCCTTGGCGCAAACCGGGCAGGGCGACCGCGCGCTAGAGGCCGCCAAAGTGGCGATCAAAGCCGGTGCCGCGCGGGTGCCGTTACTGCGCACGACCGCGATCGGCCTAGAGGAATCCGGCGACATCCGAGGGGCCGAGGCGGTACTGGACCACGCGCTGACCACCCCCACCGACGCGCTGCTGATCCACCGGGCGCAATTGCACCAATCCGCCGGCGATTTCTCGGCTGCCGAGGCCGGGCTATCGGCGGCCATCGCGGCCAATCCCACCAGTGGAGAGGCCTTTCGCGCCTATATGAACGGGCGCAAGATCACCGCCGATGACCCGATGTTGCCCCTGCTGGAAACGGCCTTGGCGCGTGCGGACCTCAAACCCTATGACAGGGCCTCTCTGCATTTTGCTGCTGCCAAAGCGCGGGGGGATATGGGCGAACACGACGCCGTTTTCCCGCATCTCGATGTGGCGAACCGGTTGATGGCAAAGGCTTATCCCTACAATTTTGACGCCGATCTGGCCGAAGCGCGGCGGCTGGTAGCGGAATGGGGCACCCTCAAGGACTTGCCTGCCAACGGGCCCGCTGACCCGGTGCTTTTCGTCACCGGCCTGCCGCGTTCTGGCACGACGTTGATCGAGACCATCCTTGCGGCACACCCCGATGTGGTCGCGGGGGGCGAAATGCCCTTCCTCACCCGTGCGCTGTCCCCCGTGTTGGAGGCACTGCGCCACGACACGCTGTCGCCCGAGGCGCTGGCCACCGCCGGCACGCGCTACCTTGCGGGGGCACAGCGTCGGACCGGGGGGGCGCGGGTTATCGCGGACAAGGCAATCGCCACGTTCTCCCGCATTGGTCACGCGGCGCGGGCACTTCCGGGCGCCCATTTCGTGCTGGTCAAACGCGATCATCGCGACACCGGGCTGTCGCTTTATCGCAATATGTTCCCGGAGGGCACTCACCGTTACGCCTATGATTTGCGTGCGATGGGCCATTACATGCGCTTGCACGATGCCGTCGTTGCGTTCTGGCAAAAGGCGCTGCCCGACCGGGTTCATGTGGTGGAATATGAGGCGCTTACCGCTGATCCCGCGCCCCACATCCGCGCCTTGCTGGCTGGGGTCGATCTGCCTTGGAACGATGCCTGCCTTGCGCCCGAGGCGTCGGGGCGGCGCATCCAGACCCTCAGCTTCGCGCAGGCCCGGCAGCCCATTGGAACCGCCGCCGTTGCGGGCTGGCGCCGCCATGAGACGGCGTTACAGCCGTTGATCCAAGCCTTGGAGCAAAGCTATCAAGTCGCGCCTTAA
- a CDS encoding Lrp/AsnC family transcriptional regulator, which translates to MPQTKLDEIDRKILAELQGDGRMTNVELAKRVGISAPPCLRRVRTLEEAGYITGYHAEVDARQLGFEVQVFAMISLASQAESDLMAFEERCHGWPLVRECHMLNGDIDFILKCVAPDLSSFQSFLTGELTSAPNVASVRTSLVIRGAKDTPGVPFDVMEERLAQIA; encoded by the coding sequence ATGCCGCAAACCAAACTGGACGAGATCGACCGGAAGATTCTGGCCGAACTGCAAGGCGATGGTCGCATGACGAACGTGGAACTGGCCAAGCGCGTCGGCATCTCGGCGCCGCCGTGCCTGCGTCGGGTGCGCACCCTGGAAGAAGCGGGCTACATTACCGGCTACCATGCCGAGGTGGACGCCCGCCAACTGGGGTTCGAGGTGCAGGTCTTCGCGATGATCAGCCTCGCGTCGCAGGCCGAATCTGACTTGATGGCGTTTGAAGAGCGTTGCCACGGCTGGCCGCTGGTCCGTGAATGCCACATGCTGAACGGCGACATCGACTTTATCCTCAAATGCGTTGCCCCGGACCTGTCGTCCTTCCAAAGCTTCCTGACCGGAGAGCTGACCTCTGCCCCCAACGTGGCATCTGTGCGCACGTCGCTGGTGATCCGGGGCGCCAAAGACACCCCCGGCGTGCCCTTCGACGTGATGGAAGAACGCCTCGCGCAGATCGCCTGA
- the lgt gene encoding prolipoprotein diacylglyceryl transferase, producing MHAIPFPPLSPELFEISLGNSTFALRWYALAYLAGLGLGWWVIMRACKRPELWPHDTPPMLPEKVEGLLTAVVIGVILGGRLGYVAFYQPGYYLENPGLILQVWQGGMSFHGGLLGVTIAALIFCRINKAPPLQVADAMAMVVGFGLLFGRLANFVNAELWGRASDAPWAVIFPGTAAQDCAGPEGLVNYLGATVCARHPSQLYEAALEGALLLAVVLTLAFKAGWLKRPGAITGMFLLIYGASRYLVEFFRQPDEQFTGPDNPIGYALALSPEVGLTMGQILTIPMVLVGIWLILRAKRVA from the coding sequence ATGCACGCCATTCCTTTCCCGCCGCTCTCGCCCGAGTTGTTCGAGATATCCCTTGGCAACTCCACCTTCGCGCTGCGCTGGTATGCGCTGGCCTATCTGGCGGGGTTGGGGCTTGGCTGGTGGGTCATCATGCGCGCCTGCAAACGGCCCGAGTTGTGGCCCCACGACACGCCGCCGATGCTGCCCGAGAAGGTGGAGGGCCTGCTGACGGCGGTTGTCATCGGCGTGATCCTGGGCGGGCGGCTTGGCTACGTCGCCTTTTATCAACCGGGCTACTATCTGGAAAACCCCGGCCTGATCCTACAGGTCTGGCAGGGCGGCATGTCATTCCATGGCGGGCTTCTGGGGGTGACGATTGCGGCGTTGATCTTCTGCCGGATCAACAAAGCGCCGCCGTTGCAGGTGGCCGATGCCATGGCGATGGTGGTGGGCTTTGGCCTGCTGTTCGGGCGTTTGGCGAACTTCGTGAACGCAGAGCTGTGGGGCCGCGCCTCGGACGCGCCATGGGCGGTGATCTTTCCGGGGACGGCGGCACAGGATTGCGCGGGGCCGGAAGGGTTGGTGAATTACCTGGGCGCGACGGTCTGCGCGCGCCATCCCTCGCAGCTTTATGAGGCGGCATTGGAAGGCGCCTTGCTGCTGGCCGTCGTGTTGACGCTGGCCTTCAAGGCCGGATGGCTGAAACGCCCCGGCGCGATCACGGGCATGTTCCTGCTGATCTACGGCGCGTCGCGCTATCTGGTGGAGTTCTTCCGCCAGCCCGACGAGCAATTCACAGGCCCCGACAACCCCATCGGCTACGCGCTGGCGCTATCGCCCGAGGTGGGCCTGACCATGGGGCAGATCCTGACGATCCCCATGGTTCTTGTGGGTATATGGTTAATTCTGAGGGCAAAACGTGTCGCTTAA
- the trxB gene encoding thioredoxin-disulfide reductase produces MSESRHTRLLIIGSGPAGYTAGVYASRAMLEPILVQGIQPGGQLTITTDVENWPGDNSVMGPDLMVRMEAHAKEMGTEIIGDHIQSLDLSKRPFTAQGDSGTTYTADSVILATGAQAKWLGLPSEEHFKGFGVSACATCDGFFYRGQEIVVIGGGNTAVEEALFLTNFASKVTLVHRRDSLRAEKIMQDRLFKNPKVEVLWNHSVEEVVGTSEPRGVEGVRAKHVETGEITEIPCKGFFVAIGHAPATELVKDQLDMHNGGYVKVQAGTTKTSIPGVFAAGDLTDHVYRQAVTSAGMGCMAALDAEKFLAEMEGEDVAEAGAYAAPVDAAE; encoded by the coding sequence ATGTCCGAGTCCCGCCACACCCGCCTTCTTATCATCGGCTCCGGCCCCGCAGGCTATACCGCCGGCGTCTATGCCAGCCGTGCGATGTTGGAACCGATCTTGGTGCAGGGCATCCAGCCCGGCGGCCAGCTGACGATCACCACAGATGTGGAGAATTGGCCCGGCGACAATTCCGTGATGGGCCCTGATCTGATGGTCCGCATGGAGGCGCACGCCAAGGAAATGGGGACCGAGATCATCGGCGATCACATCCAATCGCTCGATCTGTCGAAGCGGCCCTTCACGGCGCAGGGCGACAGCGGCACGACCTACACGGCGGATTCGGTTATTCTGGCGACGGGCGCCCAGGCGAAGTGGTTGGGCTTGCCGTCCGAGGAACACTTCAAGGGCTTTGGCGTATCGGCCTGCGCCACTTGCGACGGCTTCTTCTATCGCGGTCAAGAGATTGTCGTGATCGGCGGCGGCAATACTGCTGTGGAAGAGGCGCTGTTCCTGACCAACTTCGCCAGCAAGGTCACCCTGGTCCACCGCCGCGATAGCCTGCGGGCCGAAAAGATCATGCAAGATCGCCTGTTCAAGAACCCCAAGGTTGAGGTTCTGTGGAACCACTCGGTCGAGGAAGTCGTGGGCACGTCCGAGCCGCGCGGCGTCGAAGGCGTGCGTGCCAAGCACGTAGAGACCGGGGAAATCACGGAAATTCCCTGCAAAGGCTTCTTCGTCGCCATCGGCCACGCGCCCGCGACGGAATTGGTCAAAGACCAGCTGGACATGCACAACGGCGGCTATGTGAAGGTGCAGGCAGGGACGACTAAAACCTCGATCCCCGGTGTTTTCGCAGCGGGCGATTTGACCGACCACGTCTACCGCCAAGCGGTGACGAGCGCAGGCATGGGCTGCATGGCGGCGCTGGACGCAGAGAAGTTCCTGGCCGAGATGGAGGGCGAAGACGTCGCCGAGGCAGGCGCCTATGCCGCGCCCGTGGATGCGGCTGAGTAA